Proteins found in one Takifugu flavidus isolate HTHZ2018 chromosome 7, ASM371156v2, whole genome shotgun sequence genomic segment:
- the ssbp4 gene encoding single-stranded DNA-binding protein 4 isoform X4, with product MGEEHNAGGTSRISTFMVVSAAAAPSPVMGNMPPNDGMPGGPMPPGFFQGPPGSQPSPHTQPPPHNPSNPMMGPHGQPFMSPRYPGGPRPSLRMPNQPPGSIPGSQPLLPNSLDPTRPQGHPNMGGPMRMNPPRGMGGMGPQNYGGGMRPPPNSMGPGMPGMNMGPGGRGPWPNPNTNSIAYSSSSPGNYVGPPGGGGPPGTPIMPSPGDSTNSSENIYTMMNPIGPGGNRPNFPMGPGPDGPMGGMGGMEQHHMNGSLGSGDMDGLPKNSPNNMAGMNNPPGTPRDDGEMAGNFLNPFQSESYSPNMTMTPWDAPGQQDHPQGPPSQRL from the exons AGCGCGGCCGCTGCTCCCAGTCCAGTGATGGGCAACATGCCGCCCAACGACGGCATGCCAGGTGGACCCATGCCCCCGGGCTTCTTTCAA GGTCCTCCCGGGTCTCAGCCCTCCCCTCACACGCAGCCACCTCCCCACAACCCCAGTAATCCCATGATGGGACCTCACGGACAG CCATTCATGTCTCCGCGGTACCCAGGTGGGCCAAGACCCTCCCTCCGTATGCCAAACCAGCCCCCGGGGAGCATCCCTGGGTCACAGCCTCTTTTGCCAAACAGCCTGGACCCCACCAGGCCCCAAG GACATCCAAACATGGGCGGTCCGATGCGAATGAATCCCCCCAGAGGCATGGGAGGCATGGGCCCACAG AACTACGGCGGTGGGATGAGGCCTCCTCCAAACTCCATGGGTCCAGGGATGCCCGGCATGAACAT GGGTCCCGGTGGAAGAGGTCCTTGGCCAAACCCCAACACCAACTCG ATAGCATATTCGTCTTCATCTCCAGGCAACTATGTG GgccctcctggaggaggcggccctccaggaactCCCATCATGCCTAGCCCTGGAG ATTCAACGAATTCAAGTGAAAACATCTACACGATGATGAACCCCATAGGCCCCGGTGGAAACAGACCCAAT TTCCCAATGGGACCAGGTCCTGATGGGCCCATGGGTGGAATGGGTGGAATGGAGCAGCACCATATGAATGGATCGCTAG GGTCCGGTGACATGGACGGGTTGCCAAAG aaCTCTCCTAACAACATGGCAGGCATGAACAATCCTCCGGGCACTCCACGAGACGACGGCGAGATGGCAGGCAACTTTTTAAACCCATTCCAAAGTGAAAGT TATTCACCCAACATGACGATga CCCCTTGGGATGCCCCTGGACAGCAGGACCACCCTCAAGGTCCCCCATCCCAACGCCTGTAA